CGCCGTGGCGAGAGAGGAGACGGTCGAACTGTACGAAGATCCGACGCCGCGCCTCGAGGCCAAGACCGACCACCTGTTGATGACGACGCTTCGGGACATGGGCGAGACCGCTCGCGACGTGACCGAGACGGTCGCGACCGACGGCGGTGCGACCGTCGACGATCTCGCCGACCAGCTGGGGAAGCATCCCGCGACGATCTACCGGGCGATCGAAGATCTCGGCGAGATCCTCGAACTCGATCAGGGGAACGTGTCGTTCCGCGCCCGGAAATACCGCGAGGAGTTGCGCGCGCTCGTCGAGTCGGCCGAGTATGCGATCGAGAGTTTCGCCGATCGGATCCAGCACGTGATGGGCCTTGCCGATCACGTTGCGGAACTCTCTCTGTTCCAGGAGTGGCTCGCCGAGAACGGCGCCGAAGTCGAGTTCGACGAGCAGGGCGATCCGAAGCGGGTGCGGGTCGACACGATCCTGTCGGAGCTGAAAGCGAGCAGCTTCGAGAACGTCGCGACGATCGCGGCAGAAGCCCTCGAGAAGTGGTCAAAGTCGGGCAACGATCCGGCGATCCTCAGGCGAGCACAGATGTCCTGGAAGACTCCCGGCGGCGGCACCGAGGTCGGGTTCGTCGGTGCGATCGCCGATCGCTGAACCGACCTCGGTAGTGGCAACACTATTCTGACCCCTCTTTTCGGCAATTTTGGTTGTCTTGTAGCGGTGACTGTGCAATTCTGGTTGTAGTTCTCGCCTTGAGGGCGGGGTCGGCGCCGCGATCGCGCCGCGAGCCGGCGGGGTCGTTTCGCGCTTCGCGCGAAAGCCCCCTTGGCGGGTGTCGCCAAGGCGACAACGCCAAAAAATTACAACGTCCTCGCCTGTCTTCGCACAGCAGATCTCCAGTTGAAACACATGAAACGGAGGTTGCCGGCCCGACGGAATTTCATAAATTATAGCTCATCTGCTCCGTGATGTATACCACTGCTCAAAAAGACATTTTCATCATTTACGCGTTGACTCATTTGGGTCGTAGCCACAGGAAGACCTCCACAGACGAACGAGTATTGGAATTGGCAAGGATATTACAGTACATATGGCTACGATACCGCTAATACGCCAGCTTGAGTGATCTCCGAAGAGAAAGAACAGTTGCTTCGAGACGTTGGTTTCGATTTCTGGATTTCTCTAAACGTCGTGTCCCAAGGGAAGTTCTTTCATTTCCTGTATATCATCATCCAGTTCGATATCACTACCAAGACGTTCTTTATTCACCTTGGCCACTAATTGTAAATTGGTTTCTCTACTCTGAACTTGATCTTTCTTGAGGATTCGGAGACCTTCTTTCAGCCCTCGAATAAAACGCGACCCTTTCTCAGTCTCTTTGTAGATATGGATTTGACCTTCCTTCTCCATAGCAATTAGATTCAGGTCGTCGTATTTCTCAATGATCTCTGTGAAACCTGGATCCGTTGGGCCTCGGGGTGCACGAACAAATGACCATTCTTCTTTCAGACCCACACTATCACGATACTGAACAAGCGACTTATGGAATTTCTTTTCTCCATTTATTTCGCCATCGAATTCGTCAAGCATCCATAATCGAGGATGGTACTTCGCTTCTTCCTCAGGTAGTACTTCATCTTTCTCAGTCATGTTCCCCATTCACCCGAATTTACTACCGAAGTCTGTTCAAATTGCTTCCGTTGAAGCTCAATCGTGTGGTCCTCGTCAAATTGGTCACTAACATACTCATCAGACGATGTGAGGATGATCTGTTGCTCGACTCCAAGTAGATATTTGAGAGCTGATTTCTTAATATTCTCATCTAAGTGTGAAAATGGCTCATCTAGAACCACTGTTGACCAATTTATCGCATCAGAGTCATTTCCATATTCGTTGAGGGAAAGTATGAAAGAGATATTGAGTAGTTGTATCTCAGAGTCACTCAAATCACCTCGTCTCCGATAATATCGTTTTCCATCGTCACCACCTGGTAAAACAATAGATCCATCTGTGTCATCAATCACGACCTCTTGACCAAGATCTCCGTTCAGATTCTTAAAATGCGAGGACCATGTTTGCTCAAAGTCAGCAATTTCATTTCTTTTACTGTCCAGTTGTAATTCGTTTAGTTTGTCTCTGTTCTCTTGTAATTTTTCTTCAGTATCTTGGACCATTGCCTTAGCATTCTCTAATTTTTCCTCCACCTCATTCAGTTGATCACGATGGCTATCGAGACTTTCTCTAAGGAGTGATACCTCTTCATTCGCTTCTTCTTTTATTTCATCAACCGATTGATTGTCCTCTCTTAACTTACGGACTGCAAGACTATTTAATTCAGAAATTTCAGGGATTTCAGCCTCTAGTTCGTTTATTTGATTTTTGATGTCTGACAGTTTATCTTTATCTTTCGCAATCTCGATAGATAATTCGCCTTTTCGCGTTTCGGATTCGCTCTTCTTGTCTCTGAGTTCATCCTTCAATTCTTGAACAGAGTGATCTTGGTTGCAATAAGGACATTTATGCCTTTGTAGGCGATTTTCAGCGGACTTCGAATCAACCCTCTCCTCACAAACTGGACAAACAAACTCTTTTATTGCCTCTATGATGAGGGATTCTACTTCCCCGTCGTATCGCTCAATTTCATTTAGTTCTTTCTCTTTTTCGTTTATCTTTCTGTTCAGCCCGTGTTCTTTTTGAGATAATTCTTCTAATCTACGTCGGATTTCTTGATGATTCTCTAAGGTCGTCTCAATTTTCTCTAGACGTCCTTTTGCAACTAAATCCAACAGCGTTTCCCAATCAGACAGTTGTCCTTCAAATTGGCTTACTTGCCGTTGAAGCTTGTCTCTCTGTCTTTGTAAGGGAGAAATCCTATCTTCCGTCCTAATCTGTTCTTCG
The nucleotide sequence above comes from Halosolutus halophilus. Encoded proteins:
- a CDS encoding AAA family ATPase, yielding MKISGFTIKEFAKEEYTASQKPGIQNLNGESLLVYGPNRSGKSLTFNALLYGLLGHKETIATRSGKGNKVWITYSDGSRFFRGAPRRKYEKDSKTYEKDSADSELWKITGDTRILKQHFIHSHIDQLPLESLRSSELVDLILSVTDIGRKEEIDRLKKSIEDLNEEQIRTEDRISPLQRQRDKLQRQVSQFEGQLSDWETLLDLVAKGRLEKIETTLENHQEIRRRLEELSQKEHGLNRKINEKEKELNEIERYDGEVESLIIEAIKEFVCPVCEERVDSKSAENRLQRHKCPYCNQDHSVQELKDELRDKKSESETRKGELSIEIAKDKDKLSDIKNQINELEAEIPEISELNSLAVRKLREDNQSVDEIKEEANEEVSLLRESLDSHRDQLNEVEEKLENAKAMVQDTEEKLQENRDKLNELQLDSKRNEIADFEQTWSSHFKNLNGDLGQEVVIDDTDGSIVLPGGDDGKRYYRRRGDLSDSEIQLLNISFILSLNEYGNDSDAINWSTVVLDEPFSHLDENIKKSALKYLLGVEQQIILTSSDEYVSDQFDEDHTIELQRKQFEQTSVVNSGEWGT